In Rhabdothermincola sediminis, the following are encoded in one genomic region:
- the tesB gene encoding acyl-CoA thioesterase II encodes MGQEAVDELIRLLDLESIEVNIFRGRSPEVARQRVFGGQVAGQALVAAARTVDPLRAVHSLHAYFLRPGDPTIPILYDVDRIRDGRSFATRRVVAIQHGRAIFNLQASFHVAEDGFDHQAPMPADLPDPESLPDFKQRWAAWAELMGDDYHRDRPIDTRNCDWEPGDRTRPLPPYQRVWLRADGALPDDPVLHACVVTYASDMTLLDTSLLPHAVGALDDEIFMASLDHAMWFHRPFRADEWLLYVQDTPSASGGRGLARGSIYTRDGVLAVSVVQEGLIRVMRR; translated from the coding sequence ATGGGACAGGAAGCCGTCGACGAGCTCATCCGCCTGCTCGACCTCGAATCGATCGAGGTCAACATCTTCCGTGGGCGCAGCCCGGAGGTGGCCCGCCAGCGGGTCTTCGGGGGCCAGGTCGCTGGCCAAGCCCTCGTGGCCGCGGCCCGCACGGTCGACCCGCTCCGAGCCGTGCACTCCCTCCACGCGTACTTCCTGCGCCCCGGTGATCCCACGATCCCGATCCTCTACGACGTCGACCGGATCCGGGACGGTCGGTCCTTCGCCACCCGCCGGGTGGTAGCCATCCAGCACGGGCGGGCGATCTTCAACCTGCAGGCGTCGTTCCACGTGGCCGAGGACGGGTTCGACCACCAGGCACCGATGCCCGCCGACCTGCCCGACCCCGAATCCCTCCCCGACTTCAAACAGCGCTGGGCGGCGTGGGCCGAGCTGATGGGCGACGACTACCACCGTGACCGGCCGATCGACACCCGCAACTGCGACTGGGAGCCCGGGGACCGCACCCGACCGCTGCCCCCCTACCAGCGGGTGTGGCTCCGAGCGGACGGTGCTCTGCCTGACGACCCGGTCCTGCACGCCTGCGTGGTCACCTATGCCAGCGACATGACCTTGCTCGACACGTCCCTGCTCCCCCACGCGGTGGGCGCGCTCGACGACGAGATCTTCATGGCTAGCCTCGACCACGCGATGTGGTTCCACCGACCGTTCCGGGCCGACGAGTGGCTGCTGTACGTGCAGGACACGCCGTCGGCGTCGGGTGGTCGGGGGCTGGCTCGCGGTTCGATCTACACCCGCGACGGTGTCCTCGCGGTGTCGGTGGTCCAGGAGGGCCTGATCCGGGTGATGCGCAGGTGA
- a CDS encoding prenyltransferase/squalene oxidase repeat-containing protein, producing the protein MPAPDVPGILSARQVHDTVDAIASWQLPNGMIPWFPGGHADPWNHVEAAMALALGDRREQAERAYDWLVSKQRPDGSWHQYYLAEGIEQDKLDANTIAYVATGVWHHWLLFGDRGFVEAMWPVVERAIDFVLDLQTARGEIIWARHADGTPWSFALLTGSSSMCHSLRCAIALAELLGHERPDWELSAGRLADVIRAHVRGELPDAFAPKHRWAMDWYYPVLAGVLTGEEGRERLESRRDTFLVEDLGVRCVSDRPWITAAETCECLLAYLSIGERELAITLFEWAQGLRADDGHYWTGVVFPEMVHFPGDEKTTYTAASIVLAADALAGTSKASSLFVDHDLLPPLITTADVADPSRD; encoded by the coding sequence ATGCCGGCGCCTGACGTTCCCGGGATCCTCTCCGCCCGCCAGGTGCACGACACCGTGGACGCGATCGCCTCCTGGCAACTCCCCAACGGGATGATCCCCTGGTTCCCGGGTGGGCACGCCGATCCGTGGAACCACGTGGAGGCCGCCATGGCCCTCGCGCTCGGCGACCGTCGCGAGCAGGCAGAACGGGCCTACGACTGGCTGGTCTCCAAGCAGAGGCCCGACGGGTCGTGGCACCAGTACTACCTGGCGGAGGGCATCGAGCAGGACAAGCTCGACGCCAACACCATCGCCTACGTGGCCACCGGGGTCTGGCACCACTGGCTGCTCTTCGGCGACCGCGGGTTCGTGGAGGCCATGTGGCCGGTGGTGGAGCGGGCAATCGACTTCGTGCTCGACCTGCAGACCGCGCGGGGCGAGATCATCTGGGCTCGCCACGCGGACGGCACCCCGTGGTCGTTCGCCCTGCTCACCGGCAGCTCGAGCATGTGCCACAGCCTGCGCTGTGCCATCGCCCTCGCCGAGCTGCTGGGGCATGAGCGCCCTGACTGGGAGCTGAGCGCCGGCCGGCTCGCGGATGTGATCCGGGCCCACGTCCGCGGCGAGCTGCCGGATGCGTTCGCCCCGAAACACCGCTGGGCGATGGACTGGTACTACCCGGTGCTCGCGGGCGTGCTCACCGGCGAGGAGGGCCGGGAGCGGCTCGAGTCCCGGCGCGACACGTTCCTGGTCGAGGACCTCGGGGTGCGCTGCGTGAGCGACCGGCCCTGGATCACCGCCGCGGAGACCTGCGAGTGCCTCCTCGCGTACCTCTCGATCGGCGAGCGCGAGCTGGCGATCACCCTCTTCGAGTGGGCGCAGGGCCTGCGAGCCGACGACGGGCACTACTGGACCGGTGTCGTGTTCCCGGAGATGGTGCACTTCCCCGGTGACGAGAAGACCACCTACACCGCGGCGTCCATCGTGCTCGCCGCCGACGCACTCGCCGGCACGTCGAAGGCATCGTCGCTGTTCGTCGACCACGACCTGCTCCCGCCGTTGATCACGACCGCCGACGTCGCCGACCCTTCCCGCGACTGA
- a CDS encoding class E sortase: MRQRTRRLRLAVPVGVFATVVLTGATVAWRAGPEPADHLRGRGAGIVVGSAGRPAPTLAVTTERPSLPIPEALPDNPYAPTPQIVLGTIEIPKLGVVADVQRGVTLTAINRGPGWWPGTARPGGLGNVVIAGHRTTYSKPFARLNELEAGDRVILTTADARFVYEVRGVITVPAEWVDIAAQSWAHTATLFACHPPGSARERIVAKLRLLDDQGRPVDREEDLPPLDAEARRTDHTLLVRPATDPPVATATDPFAGWEG, translated from the coding sequence ATGCGGCAACGGACGCGACGTCTCCGCCTCGCCGTCCCGGTCGGCGTCTTCGCCACGGTGGTGCTCACGGGAGCGACGGTCGCCTGGCGGGCCGGGCCCGAGCCGGCCGACCACCTCCGGGGCCGCGGGGCCGGCATCGTGGTGGGGTCTGCGGGCCGGCCGGCGCCGACGCTGGCGGTCACCACCGAACGCCCGAGCCTCCCGATCCCCGAGGCGCTCCCGGACAACCCCTACGCCCCCACCCCCCAGATCGTGTTGGGCACCATCGAGATCCCGAAGCTCGGCGTGGTGGCGGACGTGCAGCGGGGGGTGACCCTGACGGCGATCAACCGAGGGCCCGGGTGGTGGCCGGGGACCGCCCGGCCGGGAGGCCTCGGCAACGTGGTGATCGCTGGTCACCGCACGACCTACTCGAAGCCCTTCGCTCGCCTGAACGAGCTCGAGGCCGGTGACCGGGTGATCCTCACGACCGCGGACGCCCGCTTCGTCTACGAGGTGCGGGGGGTGATCACCGTGCCCGCCGAGTGGGTGGACATCGCCGCCCAGTCCTGGGCGCACACCGCCACGCTGTTCGCGTGCCACCCACCCGGCTCCGCCCGGGAGCGCATCGTGGCGAAGCTGCGCCTGCTCGACGACCAGGGGCGCCCGGTGGACCGGGAGGAAGACCTCCCTCCCCTCGACGCCGAGGCCCGCCGGACGGACCACACGCTGCTGGTACGCCCGGCCACCGACCCTCCGGTGGCCACCGCCACCGATCCCTTCGCCGGCTGGGAGGGCTAG
- the dtd gene encoding D-aminoacyl-tRNA deacylase encodes MRAVVQRVTRAQVAVAGQVVGRIGAGLCVLVGVTHDDDRASAAKLASKLWTLRIMADDHGVMNLSIAETTREVLVISQFTLYGDTRKGRRPSFVAAARPEQAEPLVEAVAAELRSLGARVETGRFGADMAVELVNDGPVTLLLEV; translated from the coding sequence GTGCGTGCAGTCGTGCAGCGGGTGACACGGGCGCAGGTCGCCGTGGCCGGCCAGGTGGTGGGCCGGATCGGCGCGGGGCTGTGCGTCCTGGTGGGGGTGACCCACGACGACGACCGAGCCTCCGCGGCGAAGCTGGCCTCGAAGCTGTGGACGCTGCGGATCATGGCCGACGACCACGGGGTGATGAACCTCTCGATCGCCGAGACGACCCGCGAGGTGCTCGTCATCAGCCAGTTCACGCTCTACGGCGACACCCGCAAGGGCCGCCGGCCGTCGTTCGTCGCCGCGGCTCGGCCCGAGCAGGCCGAGCCACTGGTCGAGGCGGTGGCGGCCGAGCTGCGGTCATTGGGTGCCCGGGTCGAGACCGGTCGGTTCGGGGCCGACATGGCGGTGGAGCTGGTCAACGACGGGCCTGTCACCCTGCTCCTAGAGGTCTGA
- a CDS encoding GtrA family protein: protein MAASTTALQDALQKVRTHGLKYSAVSVVNVIVGQGLLVFFSAILGLRPAPSNVLAVCISAVPAYYLSRAWVWGKSGKSHLTKEVLPFWGFALAGLVLSTGAVWTATHVTGIADIPADQRSLVEKLVPNFANILAFGVLWVVKFFVLDAYMFGKHHHGPVDGRDGGLDEPAPA from the coding sequence ATGGCTGCCTCCACCACAGCCCTGCAGGACGCCCTGCAGAAGGTCCGCACCCATGGCCTCAAGTACTCCGCGGTGTCGGTCGTCAACGTCATCGTCGGGCAGGGCCTGCTCGTCTTCTTCAGTGCCATCCTCGGTCTACGACCGGCACCGTCGAACGTGCTGGCGGTGTGCATCAGCGCCGTGCCCGCCTACTACCTGTCGCGGGCCTGGGTCTGGGGCAAGAGCGGCAAGAGCCACCTCACCAAGGAGGTCCTGCCGTTCTGGGGGTTCGCGCTCGCCGGTCTGGTCCTCTCCACCGGCGCGGTGTGGACCGCGACCCACGTCACCGGGATCGCCGACATCCCTGCGGATCAGCGCAGCCTGGTCGAGAAGCTGGTGCCGAACTTCGCCAACATCCTCGCCTTCGGGGTGCTGTGGGTGGTCAAGTTCTTCGTGCTCGACGCGTACATGTTCGGCAAGCACCACCACGGCCCGGTCGACGGTCGCGACGGCGGCCTCGACGAGCCGGCGCCGGCGTGA
- a CDS encoding class I SAM-dependent methyltransferase yields the protein MDPDLRGLAERARGFMPPDEGLALHEAALSVPAGGSAMLEVGSYCGKSAIYLGAAARERRTVLFALDHHRGSEENQPGWEWHEPDLVDPAVGMIDTLPWFRRTIHEAGLERHVIALVGDSATVGRYWASPLSLLFIDGGHGEEPAHRDYETWTPHVEPGGLLAIHDVFPDPADGGRPPYEIYRRALGSGDFDEVGATGSLRVLRRRSGDG from the coding sequence ATGGACCCTGACCTGCGAGGCCTGGCTGAGCGGGCCCGGGGGTTCATGCCACCCGACGAGGGTCTCGCGCTCCACGAGGCCGCTCTGTCGGTGCCCGCGGGCGGCTCGGCGATGCTCGAGGTGGGCAGCTACTGTGGGAAGTCGGCCATCTACCTCGGGGCCGCAGCCCGCGAGCGTCGCACGGTGCTCTTCGCCCTCGACCACCACCGCGGCTCGGAAGAGAACCAGCCCGGATGGGAGTGGCACGAACCCGACCTGGTCGATCCCGCGGTCGGGATGATCGACACCCTGCCGTGGTTCCGCCGCACCATCCACGAAGCCGGCCTCGAGCGGCATGTGATCGCCCTGGTGGGCGACTCCGCCACCGTGGGCCGCTACTGGGCCAGCCCCCTGTCGCTGCTGTTCATCGACGGTGGGCACGGCGAAGAGCCGGCTCACCGCGACTACGAGACCTGGACGCCGCACGTGGAGCCGGGCGGCCTGCTCGCCATCCACGACGTGTTCCCCGACCCCGCGGACGGCGGGCGGCCCCCGTACGAGATCTACCGGCGCGCCCTCGGATCGGGAGACTTCGACGAGGTCGGCGCTACCGGATCGCTCCGGGTGCTGCGACGCCGCTCCGGCGACGGCTGA
- a CDS encoding SDR family oxidoreductase, with translation MTGPGPLDVFTPDLFAGRVALVTGGGTGLGRQCALGFARYGADVVIASRDPDHLAGCADEIECLGRGCLAVPTNIRQPAEVERLRDTAYEQFGKVDFLINNAGGQFPALPSQISDNGWRAVVDLNLNGTWNMVSRFMGPMTEAGYGSIVNVVHVFSFERGAPMFVHSGAARAGVVNLTRTMAPYLGYHGVTINALAPGTIATAGMHENEVGRLGYDEEAWSRKVEEIGPMRRMGTAEEMAAIILFLCSPAARFINGAAIVADGGELRSNWPTFFERGSL, from the coding sequence ATGACCGGACCCGGGCCGCTCGACGTGTTCACCCCTGACCTCTTCGCCGGCCGGGTGGCGCTGGTGACCGGTGGTGGAACCGGGCTGGGTCGGCAGTGCGCCCTGGGGTTCGCCCGGTACGGCGCTGATGTGGTGATCGCCAGCCGTGATCCCGATCACCTGGCGGGGTGCGCGGATGAGATCGAGTGCCTCGGGCGCGGCTGTCTGGCCGTGCCCACCAACATCCGCCAGCCCGCCGAGGTCGAGCGCCTGCGCGACACCGCCTACGAGCAGTTCGGCAAAGTCGACTTCCTGATCAACAACGCCGGCGGGCAGTTCCCCGCTCTGCCCTCCCAGATCTCGGACAACGGCTGGCGGGCCGTCGTGGACCTCAACCTCAACGGCACCTGGAACATGGTGAGCCGGTTCATGGGGCCGATGACCGAGGCCGGGTACGGCTCGATCGTCAACGTGGTGCACGTCTTCTCGTTCGAGCGCGGCGCGCCGATGTTCGTCCATTCCGGCGCGGCCCGGGCCGGGGTCGTGAACCTGACCCGGACCATGGCCCCCTACCTCGGCTACCACGGCGTGACCATCAACGCGCTGGCCCCCGGCACGATCGCCACCGCGGGGATGCACGAGAACGAGGTCGGTCGTCTCGGCTACGACGAGGAGGCCTGGTCCCGCAAGGTGGAGGAGATCGGCCCCATGCGGCGCATGGGGACCGCGGAGGAGATGGCCGCCATCATCCTCTTCCTGTGCTCACCCGCGGCCCGGTTCATCAACGGCGCGGCGATCGTCGCCGACGGGGGCGAGCTCCGGAGCAACTGGCCGACGTTCTTCGAGCGCGGCAGCCTCTGA
- a CDS encoding glycosyltransferase family 4 protein, producing the protein MQPGNGASRRGERAADGDLPLSIAFLAYRGKPHVGGQGVYTRHLTKALTDLGHHVEVLGGQPYPILDERVPLVELPSLDIYNDHFPMRMPGIWELKTLGDFVEVTAFSMGTFPEPLAFSIRAFQHLRKRVNDFDLVQDNQCLGYGLLGIERLGLPVLATIHHPITVDRRLEMEHAETAWQRFAKARWYAFTKMQTRVASRMTRVLTVSQNSNNDIHTDHKVPLERMHVVPVGVDQDLFRPLPDVRRVPGRLITTASADVTMKGLRYLLEALAKLRTERHVELVVIGRLKEGGPSARTIDELGLRDAVTFVTGVPEERIIELYSEAELAVVPSLYEGFSLPAIEAMSCGVPLVATTGGALPEVVGGDGDTALLVPPGDSDALAARIREALDNPELRAAVGARGRQRVIDRWTWRHTAIGTVEQYRALLAETAHIQARRPGGAASAPRYRRARAGRPGSER; encoded by the coding sequence ATGCAGCCGGGGAACGGGGCATCGCGGCGCGGCGAGCGCGCCGCCGACGGCGACCTCCCGCTGTCCATCGCGTTCCTCGCCTACCGGGGCAAGCCGCACGTCGGCGGGCAGGGGGTCTACACCCGTCATCTCACGAAGGCCCTCACCGACCTCGGACACCACGTGGAGGTCCTCGGCGGCCAGCCCTACCCGATCCTCGACGAGCGGGTCCCGCTGGTGGAGCTCCCCAGCCTCGACATCTACAACGACCACTTCCCGATGCGGATGCCGGGCATCTGGGAGCTCAAGACCCTCGGCGACTTCGTCGAGGTGACCGCGTTCTCGATGGGCACGTTCCCCGAGCCCCTCGCCTTCTCGATCCGGGCGTTCCAGCACCTCCGCAAGCGGGTGAACGACTTCGACCTGGTACAGGACAACCAGTGCCTCGGCTACGGCCTGCTGGGCATCGAACGGCTGGGGCTGCCGGTGCTGGCCACCATCCACCATCCCATCACCGTCGACCGCCGGCTCGAGATGGAGCACGCGGAGACCGCGTGGCAGCGCTTCGCCAAGGCTCGCTGGTACGCGTTCACCAAGATGCAGACCCGGGTGGCGTCGCGGATGACTCGCGTGCTCACGGTCTCGCAGAACTCGAACAACGACATCCACACCGACCACAAGGTGCCGCTCGAGCGCATGCACGTGGTCCCCGTGGGGGTCGACCAGGACCTCTTCCGTCCGCTGCCCGACGTGCGGCGGGTCCCCGGCCGACTGATCACCACCGCCAGCGCGGACGTGACGATGAAGGGCCTGCGGTACTTGCTCGAGGCCCTGGCCAAGCTGCGCACCGAGCGCCACGTCGAGCTGGTGGTGATCGGCCGTTTGAAGGAAGGTGGCCCCTCGGCTCGCACGATCGACGAGCTGGGCCTGCGCGATGCCGTCACCTTCGTCACCGGCGTGCCCGAAGAGCGGATCATCGAGCTCTACTCCGAAGCAGAACTGGCCGTGGTCCCCTCGCTCTACGAGGGGTTCTCGCTCCCGGCGATCGAGGCCATGTCCTGCGGCGTGCCGCTGGTGGCCACGACCGGAGGCGCGCTCCCCGAGGTCGTCGGCGGAGACGGCGACACGGCGCTGCTGGTCCCGCCCGGCGACAGCGACGCCCTGGCGGCGAGGATCCGCGAGGCGCTGGACAACCCCGAGCTGCGTGCCGCGGTCGGTGCCCGCGGCCGACAGCGGGTGATCGACCGGTGGACCTGGCGGCACACCGCGATCGGCACCGTCGAGCAGTACCGGGCCCTGCTGGCCGAGACCGCGCACATCCAGGCCCGCCGCCCCGGCGGCGCAGCGAGCGCCCCGAGGTACCGGCGAGCACGGGCGGGGCGCCCGGGGAGCGAGCGCTAG
- a CDS encoding glycoside hydrolase family 1 protein: MRRFPEGFRWGTATAAHQVEGNNVNNDWWEWEHREGTVCVEPSGDACDQYHRYPEDLRLLSALGFDNYRFSVEWSRIEPEEGAFSKAALDHYRRVCAECLANDLQPVVTFHHFTTPRWAANDGGWHDARIVDRFARFCERTVEHLGDLIGRACTINEPNVVSYIGYQVGVFPPGILDADLWRASYENMIAAHRRSYEVLKAGRGEFPVGLTLSMSDYQPVPADDEKAIATRDTIRYFAEDVFLESCRGDDFIGVQTYSRTRVGPDGQLGPEEGVPVLVMGYEYYPESLAATIRRAWEVTEHVPVLVTENGIGTDDDEQRRRYVERALHGVLDCLDEGIEVLGYTYWSLLDNFEWAFGYGPRFGLVEVDRRTQERRVKPSAYWLSSVVQANALSDGSHG; encoded by the coding sequence ATGCGACGCTTCCCCGAAGGGTTCCGTTGGGGTACCGCCACCGCCGCGCATCAGGTGGAGGGCAACAACGTCAACAACGACTGGTGGGAGTGGGAGCATCGAGAGGGCACCGTGTGCGTGGAACCGAGCGGTGACGCCTGCGACCAGTACCACCGCTATCCCGAGGACCTCCGGCTGCTCAGCGCGCTCGGTTTCGACAACTACCGGTTCTCGGTGGAGTGGAGCCGCATCGAGCCCGAGGAAGGCGCGTTCTCGAAGGCGGCGCTCGACCACTACCGCCGAGTCTGCGCCGAGTGCCTCGCCAACGACCTCCAGCCCGTGGTCACCTTCCACCACTTCACCACCCCTCGCTGGGCGGCGAACGACGGTGGCTGGCACGACGCGCGGATCGTCGACCGGTTCGCGCGCTTCTGCGAACGTACCGTCGAACATCTCGGCGACCTCATCGGTCGGGCCTGCACGATCAACGAGCCCAACGTGGTCTCCTACATCGGCTACCAGGTGGGCGTGTTCCCCCCGGGCATCCTCGACGCGGACCTCTGGCGGGCGAGCTACGAGAACATGATCGCCGCGCACCGGAGGAGCTATGAGGTGCTCAAAGCCGGGCGGGGCGAGTTCCCGGTGGGGTTGACGTTGTCGATGAGCGACTACCAGCCCGTCCCCGCGGACGACGAGAAGGCGATCGCCACCCGCGACACCATCCGCTACTTCGCCGAGGACGTCTTCCTCGAGTCCTGCCGGGGTGACGACTTCATCGGGGTGCAGACCTACAGCCGAACCCGCGTCGGGCCCGATGGGCAGCTCGGTCCCGAGGAGGGCGTGCCGGTGCTGGTGATGGGCTACGAGTACTACCCGGAGTCGCTGGCGGCGACGATCCGCCGTGCCTGGGAGGTCACCGAGCACGTGCCGGTGCTGGTCACGGAGAACGGCATCGGCACCGACGACGACGAGCAACGCCGACGCTACGTGGAGCGGGCCCTCCACGGCGTGCTCGACTGCCTCGACGAGGGGATCGAGGTGCTCGGCTACACCTACTGGAGTCTGCTCGACAACTTCGAGTGGGCCTTCGGGTATGGGCCCCGCTTCGGGCTGGTCGAGGTCGACCGCCGCACCCAGGAGCGGCGGGTCAAGCCCAGCGCGTACTGGCTGTCGAGCGTGGTACAGGCCAACGCCCTCAGCGACGGGTCGCACGGCTGA
- the lnt gene encoding apolipoprotein N-acyltransferase, which yields MTSPPWTSPGWATRSGIAVRGVLAGLAIAASVPPWGWWPLAFVGVALWDRLLAGQPARARFARSWLVAAAWLFPATLWMWDLTKPGYVIAQAAYATYFALAALAVPPQSPGRWIALPGAITLAELARWTFPFGGVPLATLAMGQAAAPLGQTARLGTDLFVSALVVVGGIALSAAWERRWALACAIAAALVAVMGLAAVAPRGHPTGELTFAVVQGGGPQRTRAADTDEREVFERHLAATEAVTTPVDLVLWPENVVSVEGDLPGSAEGRELSALARQLGTTLVVGATEGDGPEHFRNASMVVNPDGTYGDRYDKVRRVPFGEYVPMRGLIELLAGQGAGLPARDAIPGVEPATIDTPAGRFGVAISWEVFFSDRVRDGIAHGGDVLLNPTNGSSYWLTQVQTQQVASSRLRAIESGRWVLQAAPTGFSAVVDANGDLLTRSGVSETRILQGTAQLREGQTIAIRLGRLPIVVLAMLALVVGKLARRATAARQRAPRARVPAGSDL from the coding sequence ATGACCTCGCCTCCGTGGACGTCCCCCGGGTGGGCGACCCGATCCGGCATCGCGGTGCGCGGTGTGCTGGCGGGGCTCGCCATCGCGGCGTCGGTGCCGCCGTGGGGGTGGTGGCCGCTCGCCTTCGTCGGGGTCGCCCTGTGGGACCGCCTGCTCGCCGGCCAGCCCGCCCGGGCCCGCTTCGCTCGCTCCTGGCTGGTGGCCGCCGCCTGGTTGTTCCCGGCCACCTTGTGGATGTGGGACCTCACCAAGCCCGGCTACGTCATCGCACAAGCCGCGTACGCCACCTACTTCGCCCTCGCCGCGCTGGCGGTTCCGCCTCAGTCGCCCGGACGGTGGATCGCGCTGCCCGGCGCGATCACGTTGGCCGAGCTCGCCCGGTGGACCTTCCCCTTCGGCGGCGTGCCATTGGCCACGCTGGCCATGGGGCAGGCCGCGGCACCCCTCGGCCAGACCGCCCGCCTGGGTACCGACCTGTTCGTGTCGGCGCTGGTGGTCGTCGGGGGGATCGCCCTCTCCGCCGCCTGGGAGCGCCGGTGGGCGCTGGCGTGTGCCATCGCGGCCGCCCTCGTGGCGGTGATGGGGTTGGCCGCCGTCGCCCCCCGGGGCCATCCGACCGGCGAGCTGACCTTCGCCGTGGTTCAAGGCGGTGGTCCTCAGCGCACCCGGGCTGCGGACACCGACGAGCGCGAGGTCTTCGAACGGCACCTCGCCGCCACCGAAGCGGTGACCACACCGGTCGATCTCGTGCTCTGGCCCGAGAACGTGGTCAGCGTCGAAGGCGACCTCCCTGGCAGCGCCGAGGGTCGGGAGCTGTCGGCGCTCGCCCGCCAGCTCGGCACCACGCTCGTGGTCGGTGCCACCGAAGGTGACGGCCCGGAGCACTTCCGCAACGCGTCGATGGTGGTGAACCCCGATGGCACCTACGGCGACCGCTACGACAAGGTCCGCCGGGTCCCGTTCGGGGAGTATGTGCCGATGCGCGGGCTCATCGAGCTGCTGGCGGGGCAGGGGGCCGGCCTGCCCGCTCGGGACGCGATCCCCGGCGTGGAGCCGGCGACCATCGACACCCCAGCCGGGCGGTTCGGGGTGGCCATCTCCTGGGAGGTCTTCTTCAGCGACCGGGTCCGCGACGGGATCGCGCACGGCGGCGACGTGCTGCTCAACCCCACGAACGGGTCGTCCTATTGGTTGACGCAGGTACAGACCCAGCAGGTGGCATCGTCGCGGCTGCGGGCGATCGAGAGCGGGCGGTGGGTGCTGCAAGCCGCACCCACCGGCTTCTCCGCGGTGGTGGACGCGAATGGTGACCTGCTCACCCGCTCAGGGGTGAGCGAGACCCGGATCCTGCAGGGCACCGCCCAGCTCCGAGAAGGACAGACGATCGCCATCCGGCTCGGTCGGCTCCCCATCGTGGTGCTCGCGATGCTGGCCCTCGTCGTGGGCAAGCTGGCCCGCCGGGCGACAGCGGCGCGGCAGCGCGCGCCCCGGGCACGGGTCCCAGCCGGGTCAGACCTCTAG
- a CDS encoding class I SAM-dependent methyltransferase, which translates to MLTVDYDRLGLRAGELLLDLGCGFGRHAFEGLRRGARVVACDMAVPELEQVRALFEAMTLAGEAPPDGMAVTVNGDATRLPFPDDTFDRVIASEVMEHIPDDVAALRELVRVLRPGGAIAVTIPSELPERICWLLSDEYHAPKAAGGHIRIYSEGELRAKMASAGLAPGASHKAHALHSPYWWLKCAVGPRNDDFPLVKLYNRLLVWDIAERPLLTRLPEQILNPVLGKSLVVYATKPVRVHRSTTTRELSHAGA; encoded by the coding sequence ATGCTGACCGTCGACTACGACCGCCTGGGCCTGCGCGCGGGGGAGTTGCTGCTCGACCTGGGCTGCGGTTTCGGGCGGCATGCCTTCGAGGGCCTGCGACGGGGGGCGCGAGTCGTGGCCTGCGACATGGCGGTGCCCGAGCTGGAGCAGGTGCGAGCCCTGTTCGAAGCGATGACCCTGGCGGGCGAGGCTCCCCCCGACGGCATGGCGGTGACCGTCAACGGCGATGCCACCCGACTGCCGTTCCCCGACGACACCTTCGACCGGGTCATCGCCTCCGAGGTCATGGAGCACATCCCCGACGACGTGGCCGCGCTGCGTGAGCTGGTGCGGGTGCTCCGACCCGGCGGCGCCATCGCCGTGACCATCCCGAGCGAGCTGCCGGAGCGGATCTGCTGGCTGCTCTCCGACGAGTACCACGCCCCGAAGGCCGCCGGCGGGCACATCCGCATCTACTCGGAAGGTGAGCTGCGGGCGAAGATGGCCAGCGCCGGCCTGGCCCCGGGCGCATCCCACAAGGCGCACGCCCTGCACTCCCCCTACTGGTGGCTCAAGTGCGCGGTCGGCCCCCGCAACGACGACTTCCCCTTGGTCAAGCTGTACAACCGCCTGCTGGTCTGGGACATCGCTGAGCGACCGCTGCTCACGCGGCTACCAGAGCAGATCCTCAACCCGGTGCTCGGCAAGAGTCTCGTCGTCTACGCGACGAAACCCGTCCGCGTCCACCGCTCGACCACCACACGGGAGCTGTCCCATGCCGGCGCCTGA